One Myxococcales bacterium genomic region harbors:
- a CDS encoding type 1 glutamine amidotransferase domain-containing protein produces the protein MSLRDPNATNKSKPKRVAIVIANPTTSSTTGWPVGFWWSELTHPYYAFSEAGYEVELFSPDGGKCEADGMSDPRDASGYSAHDLVSMGFIHTPKLAELVTRTKPVSELAAARFDAMVVAGGQAPMFNFEKAEGLQKKLVELYEAGKIVAALCHGVALLRYARLSNGELLAKGKTVTGFANAEEDFADEAVWGMGALPKGKHLMPWRIEDELRKLGANFVQGGLWRGFAVRDGNLVTGQQNFSGRETAELVIEALGR, from the coding sequence ATGAGCCTCAGGGACCCGAACGCCACGAACAAGAGCAAGCCGAAGCGCGTCGCGATCGTCATCGCCAACCCGACGACCTCGAGCACCACGGGGTGGCCCGTGGGCTTCTGGTGGTCGGAGCTCACGCACCCGTACTACGCGTTCAGCGAGGCCGGGTACGAGGTGGAGCTCTTCAGCCCGGACGGGGGCAAGTGCGAGGCCGATGGCATGAGCGATCCGCGCGACGCGAGCGGCTATTCGGCGCACGACCTCGTCAGCATGGGGTTCATTCACACGCCGAAGCTCGCCGAGCTCGTCACGCGCACGAAGCCCGTCTCCGAGCTCGCCGCCGCCCGCTTCGACGCGATGGTGGTCGCCGGTGGCCAAGCGCCGATGTTCAACTTCGAGAAGGCCGAGGGCCTCCAAAAGAAGCTCGTCGAGCTCTACGAGGCCGGCAAGATCGTCGCGGCGCTCTGCCACGGCGTGGCTCTGCTCCGCTACGCGCGCCTCTCGAACGGCGAGCTCCTCGCGAAGGGAAAGACGGTGACCGGCTTCGCGAACGCCGAGGAAGACTTCGCCGACGAGGCCGTGTGGGGCATGGGCGCGCTCCCGAAAGGAAAGCACCTCATGCCGTGGCGAATCGAAGACGAGCTCCGCAAGCTCGGCGCCAACTTCGTCCAAGGGGGCCTCTGGCGAGGCTTCGCGGTCCGCGACGGGAACCTCGTCACCGGACAGCAGAACTTCTCCGGGCGAGAGACCGCCGAGCTCGTCATCGAAGCCCTCGGGCGCTGA
- a CDS encoding GFA family protein has protein sequence MSKPAEPNATLGGACHCGRVAVHVPPSSAGVVVCHCEDCQKLHGGPFAMLVADRTDVRWEGEADVQWYRSSPENERGFCVHCGSRIAKRPVGGTKIMVSAGLFGHALPRTVVKNVWLEQKPAWVTASRTGPLTPDELVALALSEPIGSPTAEYGYSLRASSGNKRPPGVIALTWIAAADAAERERIRAHSRQNVADFVEEPGFISIVTGFTGLRGFTVTAWEDEASMKRALSKHHAVAMKELFGERFVASVWTSVWTPTRMNRLWVRCVGCGALEDVSDDHRACTKCEAALPERPAFW, from the coding sequence ATGTCGAAGCCTGCCGAGCCGAACGCCACCCTCGGCGGCGCGTGCCACTGCGGCCGCGTCGCCGTGCACGTGCCCCCATCGAGCGCGGGCGTCGTGGTGTGCCACTGCGAGGACTGCCAGAAGCTCCACGGTGGCCCGTTCGCGATGCTCGTCGCCGACCGCACCGACGTTCGATGGGAGGGCGAGGCGGACGTCCAGTGGTACCGGTCGTCGCCCGAGAACGAGCGCGGCTTCTGCGTCCACTGCGGGAGCCGCATCGCGAAGCGCCCGGTCGGGGGCACCAAGATCATGGTCTCGGCCGGGCTCTTCGGCCACGCGCTCCCCCGCACGGTCGTGAAGAACGTGTGGCTCGAGCAGAAGCCCGCGTGGGTCACGGCGTCCCGCACGGGCCCGCTCACGCCCGACGAGCTCGTCGCGCTGGCCCTCTCCGAGCCGATCGGATCGCCGACGGCCGAGTACGGGTACTCGCTCAGGGCGTCGTCGGGGAACAAAAGACCTCCCGGCGTCATCGCGCTCACGTGGATCGCGGCAGCCGACGCGGCCGAGCGCGAGCGGATCCGCGCGCACTCACGGCAGAACGTGGCCGACTTCGTCGAAGAGCCCGGGTTCATCTCGATCGTGACCGGGTTCACCGGCCTGCGTGGCTTCACGGTGACGGCCTGGGAGGACGAGGCCTCGATGAAGCGTGCCCTCTCGAAACACCACGCCGTCGCGATGAAGGAGCTCTTCGGCGAACGCTTCGTCGCCTCGGTCTGGACGAGCGTGTGGACGCCGACGCGCATGAACCGGCTGTGGGTCCGCTGTGTCGGGTGTGGAGCGCTCGAGGACGTCTCGGACGATCACCGAGCGTGCACGAAGTGCGAAGCCGCGCTGCCCGAGCGCCCGGCCTTCTGGTGA